The Mobula birostris isolate sMobBir1 chromosome 1, sMobBir1.hap1, whole genome shotgun sequence sequence tttttaaaaagtagagttacattagccaccctccaatcctcaggaactagtccagaatctaacgagttttgaaaaattatcactaatgcatccactatttcttgggctacttccttaagcaccctgggatgcagaccatctggccctggggatttatctgccttcaatcccttcaatttacctaacaccacttccctactaacgtgtatttcgctcagttcctccatctcactggaccctctgtcccctactatttctggaagattatttatgtcctccttagtgaagacagaaccaaagtaattattcaattggtctgccatgtccttgctccccataatcaattcacctgtttctgtctgcaggggacctacatttgtctttaccagtcttttcctttttacatatctataaaagcttttacagtccgtttttatgtttcctgccagttttctctcataatcttttttcctcttcctaattaagccctttgccctcctctgctgaactctgaatttctcccagtcctcaggtgatccactttctctggctaatttgtatgcttcttctttggaattgatactatccctaatttctcttgtcagccacgggtgcactaccttccttgatttattcttttgccaaactgggatgaacaattgttgtagttcatccatgcaacctttaaatgcttgccattgcatatccaccgtcaatcctttaagtgtcatttgccagtctatcttagctaattcacgtctcataccttcaaagttacccctctttaagttcagaacctttgtttctgaattaactatgtcactctccatcttaatgaagaattccaccatattatggtcactcttacccaaggggcctctcacgacaagattgctaattaacccttcctcattgctcaaaacccagtccagaatagcctgctctctcgttggttcctcgacatgttggttcaaaaaaccatcccgcatacattccaagaaatcctcttcctcagcacctttaccaatttggttcacccaatctacatgtagattgaagtcacccattataactgctgttcctttattgcacacatttctaatttcctgtttaataccatctctgacctcactactactgttaggtggcctgtacacaacttccaccagcgtcttctgccccttagtgttacgcagctctacccatatcgattccacatcttcccggcttatgtccttcctttctattgcgttaatctcttctttaaccagcaacgccaccccacctccccttccttcatgtctatccctcctgaatattgaatatccctgaacgttgagctcccatccctggtcactatAGGGCAATGCCAGAgggcaagttctttacacagagtggtaggtgcctggaatgcccttccagggatggtggtggaggtacaTGTATCCATTAGGGACAGCTTAGAAACTTTTAGATCGACACAACGATGatggaatggagagttatgtgtCTCAGGGAAGGGTGAGATTAGTCTTGGAGTACGTTAAAAGTTACAGCTCAATAAAACTAGAGGATTGCGTACAGTTCTGTTACATTACTGCCCATTataccactggtgtttagggcaacaatgaagttCCTCCATCTGTTTGTCCACACTGTTGCACAAATATAAAAGGTTCTTaactgctgtttccgtaacaatttttttGGACTAGTCAGGGTTATTATGTCTGAGCTGCATCTCTGAGCCTGAAggatcagtggaccactcttagtctggcctctaccctttgacctgtttggcatgggtgaccctaccaagagccaaagcataaagccctgactccagccaacatagctctctgggtcagtgAGGCACacgagcctccaaaccatgacaaggttgtggtcctcacGGAGGATACAGTTTtggtggctttggagagggtgcagaagaagtttaccaggatgttgactggattagagggcatgtattATTACGAGAGTTTGgataaacttgtgttgttttctctgcagcggtggaggctgaggggagatctgaaggTTTACAAGATTACGAGAGGCACAGGTAAAGGAGACagtcagtacctgtttcccagggttgagatgactaaaaccagagggcatgcatttagggtgagaggggataaATTCAAAGGATATGTGAGggatgagtgcctggaatgcactgcctagggtggtggtagaggcagaaacacgAGAGACTTGTAAGAGACCTTTCGGattgacacatgaatgtgagaaaaatggaaggactgggcattgtgtagacagaagagactagttagccatttgattactaatttaatttacaGTTCTTTATATTAGCATTTGTGGTTCATGAGTTTTGCATCAGAAATACTAATGAATAAATCTATGTTTTCAATTTCCGCAGTGCACTGCTGTCATGGTGTCACCTCAATAAAAATGATCCTAATCTCCTGTCCAAAGTAAATCAACTCCTTGATGTTGCTACCCAACAGGAAGAAGTTATTTTCAGAAACCTGAGTTTACCCACCAGGGAAACGAATGTCAGTGATGTGACCGAGTGCATTGAGGACATGGGATTGGACACTGGACCAGAGCAGCCGGATAGGGATCATTCCAATGAGGCTGTGAGCAAAAACTGCTACCCTACTGCCAGTGGAACGGGACAACATGATCCTGGAACAAACTGGACTGGTTTAGTTCACCAGACATGCTGCAGAAAATCATCAGGAATTAATGAAGCAGAAATGGTTCAGCAGCTTTTTCGAGACTGCGAGCTCTTGCTGAAAGACTATCAAATACCGGTGGATATAGCGCATATTTTCAGTGACAGCCATATCTGTCAATAAATGAGTCTATTCCCTGCTGGGGATTTTTGTAAAGTAGGAatagttgagaatattcaatatTTGCTCAGATATTTAAATTTAATAAACAGTAGTTTCAAATAATATTTGGTTATGTTGTGTTTTATACAAGAAAAAAGTCTTTGTGCATAGTCATCACCAGCCCCTGCCTACCTGCCATGtgagtatatatatgtatgtataataCACACTCATATACATATACACTTACACACACTGAAAGGCATTGAAAAATAGCGACACAGTAGCACAATACTTTACcaatgacccgggttcagttcctgctgctgcctgtaagaagtttgtatgttctccctgtgaccacatgggtttcctacgggtactccagtttcctcccacagtccaaagacatgtgggttggtaggttaattgccacTGTAAACGGTcccgtgatcaggctagggttaaagcgGGGGCTTGCTGGGCGATGTGGCTCGAAGGACCGGAATGGCCAATTCCATGCTGgatcttaatttttaaaaaatgtgtatAAATGGCAAGCgatacccaccctgctcatgtacTGTTTGTCCCcgctaggaccaccagactcaaaaagttactttcaccaaACAGCAAAGCTGATCAAAACCTTCAaccactaacccagccctccacacccctaaccaccactactttatcatttcctgccagtcaccttatgtacagacactcctgtcactttatggacgtacaatcagtctatgtacatAAGCTGTCTTATGTTTGtttttattactgtgttctttgttttattgctttttttttcctggtgctgcatcagatctggagtaacaattatttcatttccctccaccgtGTGCTGAAAATTAAACTATTTTGAGTCTTGAATTTCTTTGTCTTGACTTATCCTTTGTAACCTCCCTCCAGTGACCTACAAATATAgattacagaacaggaacaggcccttcagcccacagtgttaaaCTGGTAATCGAaaggccaactaaactaatctcttctgcccacACAACGTTTATATCCTTCAAtttttttcctcacattcatacgcctaatgtctctgcctctaccaccgccacCATAAACAGTGCAGTCCAGACATCCACTACTCGTGTatgataataaaaaaaagttgTCCCTCGCATTTTAAGTTTATTTAAAACAATCAGTGCTTCCAGTGAGAAAATCCATCCTTAAGTGATGtatggtggggctcatcagcaaaaatgatgaaataaTGTACAGgaaggaggtcaaacacctagagagctggtgcagtgataacaacttgatgcttaatgtcaccaaaaccaaggagatgatcgtcgatttcagacggtctcagcctgagcacacacccctcagcatcagcggctccacagtggagagagtggaaaacatcaagttccttggggtgcagatctcggacaatctcacctggtccaggaacaccactgggattgtgaaacgggcccagcagagattgcactttctgaggaagcttaaacaagcatcactccccactaacatcttaactacattctacagaggcgtggttgagagtgcgctgaccttttgcatcacaacctggtactccagctgcagtgctgtcgacaaaaaagccttgcagagggtggttaggggagcagagaaggttattggggtctccctatcttctgtccaagacctctttcagagtcaatgcctccagaagacagggtacatcattaaagacccctcacaccctctccatgaactgtttgttcttctgccatcaggtaaatgttacaggagcatcaaaactaaaaccacaaggctactaaacagcttcctcccacaggcagtcagactgctaaatagcttctctgcctgactctgctttggacacttttaacttgcactggacacttataacttgattttaactgacatgtggctgttgtgctttactatttattgttatgtttattatttagtatcgcgtttgttatgttatgattgcattgctcctgggaaacgctgtctcattctgccctgcagagctgatgtacggttagaatgacaaagttttttgaatcttgagtgTAGCTTGGAGACATAGCCAAGTTCCTCACATGGTCTCacctcgaaacattgactgtttattctcctccagtattttgtgtgtggtgctctgtGACATCACCTGACCCAATGCCACAGCTGTTTAGCCAATGAGCTCTCTTACAGTGAATTATAATTgattttctttaagaatattacctCAACTGTATCAAATTGCTTTGCTTCCCAATTTAAAGTTTGTATCATTCACAATAAATAGGCCCACAGTTGTCTGCTGTTATTCAATTAAAATCacagctgatctgtctgtaatTTCAACTCCGCCATCTGTCTATATCCactagatcaagtggacagccagagacttttttcccccagggcagaaattgctaatgcaagggggcataattttaaggcgattggaggaaagtattgggagGGATATCAGGAGGTTTGCTTTTTAGAGGGTTGTGGGTACATAGAACACCTTGCCAGATCTAGTGGTAGGGACAGCTACGTTAGGGAGTTAAAGAAATCCttaggcacacagatgataggaaaatagaggactatgtagGAGTGAACGGTAAGATCGATTTTTTAAGAACAAGGTCAGCAggacatcgtgggccaaagagccCGTACAGTGCTGTTATGATCTACGTaacctcaatgccttctatgctcgctttgatcgTCAGGACAGGGAGGAACCATTGCACTCCCCCACgtctcccaatgatcctttggtctcagtatttGAAGTTGTCGTGTGGGCTGCCTTCAGCAGAacgaatccaaggaaagcatctgatCCGATCGGAATACCTGGCCTAGAACTGAAGACCTGTGCcgacaactggctggtgtgttcacagattatcttcaacctctcactctggCAGTACgtggtactcacctgcttcaagcaggcttcattcGTACTGGTGCCCAAAGAGAGTGTGGGAACCTGTCAAAATGacttgcccagtggcactcacaaccacggtgatgaagtgtttgagaggttggtgttgaAGCACGTCAGCTCCTGTCTCAGTGGCGACTTGGACctgctccaatttgtctaccaaAGCAacgggtctacagcagatgccatctcaccggctcttcactcaaccctggaacatctggacagcaaatacatcagaatgctctttatcgattacagctcagcatttcacaccattatcccctcaaaactaatcagtgaaCATCAGGACCTGGGCCTCAACACCCCctgtacaattggatcctggatttcctcacttgcagaccccagtcagttcggattgacaacatcatctccaaaatcttcatcagcacaggagcaccacgaggctgtgtgcttagccccctgctcgacTCGCTTTACATTTATGATTGTGTGGctcagtacagctccaacaccatatacaagtttgctgatgacattactGCTGTGGGCcctatcaaaggtgatgatgatgatcagcATACTTGGAGGGAGATTGTAAATTTGGTTGTgtagtgtcataacaacaacctttcacccgatgtcagcaagaccaaggaattgattgtagacttcagaacagggaagccagaggtccatgagccagtaatcatcagaggatcagagatggagagggtcagcaactttaaattcctgggtgtcattatctcaGAGGATGCGTCATATactattgcaaagaaagcacaacagctcctctacttcctcaggagtctgcggaggttcggcatgtcaacaaaaaccTTGACaacctatagatgtgtggtagaagGTGTGCTGGCTGGCTGCATTGTGGCCTGGTACGGAGCCACCAAtgcttttgagtggaaaatcctacaaaaggtagtgggctcggcccagtccatcacaggtaaaaccctcccaaccattgagcacatctacatgaagtgttggcgtagaaaagcagcatccatcatcaaagattttcaccactcaggccatgctcttttctctctgctaccgtcaggtacaagagcctcaggactcaccaccaggttcaagaacagttactgcccctcaatcatcaagctcttgaacaaaaggggataactaaacTCAATTAAAGGACTCTTTtgcattgttatttcatgctcattatttatatctgcatttgcgtagtttgtttacagttactgttctctagatttctaggtagaaggggataactacacattCGATTTCTtgtttcccacaaccaatgatctcatgtTAAGaactttttatcttgttatttcatgctctcttttttttttattataattGCATTTGAAGTTTGCTGTCTTCTAtgctctttcactgattctgtttacagttactgttctatagatttgctgagtgtgcccacaggaaaaagaatctcatggTGAAATGTGCgtactctgataacaaattttactttgaactttgaacctttcaGCCTCTTGCTTAAGAAGAACTCATGTACCATCTTTCCTGCCTTAAAGATGTTCACAGTCCCTGCTTCCACCACTGTAAGAGCCATgttttctatctgcattgtattgtTATGGTAGTTTGTCACATGGGTGGGAGCGT is a genomic window containing:
- the otulina gene encoding OTU deubiquitinase with linear linkage specificity a, translating into MWRLKLDPGDDVFDEEVDELRLPRNEWNVCMGNRLKEGYRDGLNAGRESTLQHGFNKGYQEGVKKMLIPGQMRGFLSALLSWCHLNKNDPNLLSKVNQLLDVATQQEEVIFRNLSLPTRETNVSDVTECIEDMGLDTGPEQPDRDHSNEAVSKNCYPTASGTGQHDPGTNWTGLVHQTCCRKSSGINEAEMVQQLFRDCELLLKDYQIPVDIAHIFSDSHICQ